Proteins from a genomic interval of Papaver somniferum cultivar HN1 chromosome 4, ASM357369v1, whole genome shotgun sequence:
- the LOC113273938 gene encoding H/ACA ribonucleoprotein complex subunit 2-like protein, which produces MGSDSEADKSAMKDKKKISALAPIAKPLAGKKLCKRTLKLVRKATESKCLKRGVKEVVKSIRRGNKGLCVIAGNISPIDVITHLPILCEEADIPYVYVPSKEDLATAGATKRPTCCVLVLTKPTKGEITKEKQEALKADYTQVAAEVTEVSATIF; this is translated from the exons atgggTAGCGACAGTGAAGCAGATAAGTCAGccatgaaagacaagaagaagataTCAGCTTTAGCACCAATAGCGAAACCCCTTGCTGGGAAAAAGCTATGCAAGAGAACTCTTAAGCTCGTTAGAAAag CTACTGAATCCAAATGCTTAAAGAGAGGTGTGAAGGAGGTTGTAAAGAGCATAAGGCGTGGTAACAAAGG ATTGTGTGTGATTGCTGGAAATATTTCTCCTATTGAtgttatcacacatcttcctatCCTATGTGAGGAGGCTGACATCCCATACGTATATGTACCCTCAAAGGAA GATCTTGCTACTGCAGGAGCTACCAAGAGGCCTACATGTTGTGTGTTAGTTCTAACCAAACCCACAAAGGGAGAAATTACCAAGGAGAAACAAGAAGCATTAAAGGCAGATTATACCCAAGTTGCAGCAGAAGTTACTGAAGTTTCGGCCACCATTTTCTGA